One Bremerella sp. JC817 genomic window carries:
- a CDS encoding transposase, with protein MKRSSAHRKQVRRYKGSSHLHELTFSTYRRFPLLTSDPWRRIVAARLDSGCELARFHLFAFVFMPEHVHLLVDPTESSATVSKLLAWTKRQSSVGIKQLLLQHQSPLLAKLTIQQRPGQQTFRFWQEGGGFDRNLYSPEAVAASIEYIHNNPVKRGLCRRPVDWKWSSAKFYEERTTRPEWPRLTLPDPSWWNGFGVQKENS; from the coding sequence ATGAAACGTTCATCCGCCCATCGGAAACAGGTCAGGCGCTACAAAGGCTCAAGTCACCTGCATGAGTTGACCTTTTCCACCTACCGAAGGTTTCCTTTGCTGACGAGTGATCCCTGGCGGAGGATCGTGGCGGCAAGACTCGATTCCGGCTGTGAACTGGCTCGGTTTCACTTGTTTGCATTCGTGTTCATGCCCGAGCATGTTCACTTGCTGGTTGACCCGACCGAATCCTCGGCAACCGTCAGCAAGCTACTGGCCTGGACCAAGCGTCAATCGTCGGTAGGGATCAAGCAACTACTGCTCCAGCACCAGTCACCCCTGTTGGCCAAGTTAACCATCCAACAACGCCCAGGCCAACAGACCTTCCGATTCTGGCAAGAGGGAGGCGGCTTCGACCGAAACCTGTACAGCCCCGAAGCCGTCGCCGCCAGTATCGAGTACATTCATAACAACCCAGTCAAACGAGGCCTTTGCCGTAGACCCGTCGACTGGAAATGGTCCAGTGCCAAGTTCTACGAAGAGAGAACCACAAGGCCTGAGTGGCCGAGACTGACACTACCGGATCCAAGTTGGTGGAACGGTTTCGGGGTTCAGAAGGAAAACAGTTGA